TGGGAAAAACCGTTAAAGTGAAATGGTATCTGAATGGCAATGCAATTGGAGAAACGCCGCTTGACATCCGATCCAGCCCCATGCGCACGTATGCTTATCGAACTGTCACCGGAAGAAAAGGCAATTGGAAAATCGAGATACTCGATCCTTCCGGAGCGATTCTTCATTCTGCCGGGTTTACTGTGAACTAAAAGAAAAAATAATGCTATGACTCAAATTTTTTCCGTGATCGCTCCGCTGTTTCTCATCATTCTTGCAGGCGCCGTATTGCAGCGATCCAGGACCATCGGAGATAATTGGTCCGCCGTGTTAAATGAGTATGCATTAAAAGTCGGATTTCCCGTACTGATCTTCACGTCTTTGCTTAAAACGCCGCTTTCCTGGTCTGAACATGCGCCATTGATCGCCGTGAATTCGATATTTATTTTGGCCGGTTTTCTCATCGCATTCGTCGCCGGAAAAATACTACGGCTGGAAATCCAGATGATCCGAACGTTGTATCTCTGCCTCGTCTTTGGCAACGTCGCTTATTTGGGAATCCCCGTTCTGGTGCAAGTTTGGGGGGATGAAATTCTTCCGACGGCCAGTGTGATCGTTGCGGTCTATTTGTTCTGGATATTTACCGTCGGAATCGGCTTTCTGGATTTCACACGGCAGGAAAACAGACAAGACATTATGAAAGACGTTTTGAGAAATCTTCTGAAGAACCCGCTTTTGTTATCCGTATTTCTTGGGTTTGCTGTGGCCGGGCTGGG
This genomic window from bacterium contains:
- a CDS encoding AEC family transporter — its product is MTQIFSVIAPLFLIILAGAVLQRSRTIGDNWSAVLNEYALKVGFPVLIFTSLLKTPLSWSEHAPLIAVNSIFILAGFLIAFVAGKILRLEIQMIRTLYLCLVFGNVAYLGIPVLVQVWGDEILPTASVIVAVYLFWIFTVGIGFLDFTRQENRQDIMKDVLRNLLKNPLLLSVFLGFAVAGLGIRFPDMIMTSLNMITASVTPVVLIVIGLFIGKSNLGKLSEWTPVFIFSCVTLAVMPAIFYFAIKLTGHSPNQFSSSITEAAMPVAITPFALADMYGLNKEFIARSIVLSTILSVISLPFWISIL